In Porites lutea chromosome 1, jaPorLute2.1, whole genome shotgun sequence, a single genomic region encodes these proteins:
- the LOC140937347 gene encoding uncharacterized protein: MLMLIFLAALFSVQHSSAETKEKIPYYQLFTPMKLVNAASFIYHQHTVTATKLTFLSAPVNYARLIQVPLIPAETLNADANLVIKMVIGTDINIGQGESDPSYVISDGQFFVGVHIRDKNNYKNASPCDPLEGSSGNTMGSDRRYGSPLPKPAEFYYPGRVETKLGLSDRWGTCFTSHDGGFSSEMIFQHKLNAQKGLFLEIYADASNEKVGIKYIEVSIVRES, from the exons ATGCTAATGTTGATCTTCTTAGCTGCACTGTTCTCAGTGCAGCATTCTTCAGCTGAGACCAAG GAAAAAATTCCTTACTACCAGCTGTTTACACCCATGAAGTTAGTGAATGCAGCAAGCTTTATCTACCATCAACATACCGTGACTGCCACTAAACTGACCTTCCTGAGCGCACCAGTGAATTACGCTCGCCTCATACAAGTGCCACTCATTCCAGCAGAAACGCTAAACGCCGATGCAAACCTTGTTATAAAAATGGTCATCGGGACTGACATTAATATCGGTCAGGGAGAAAGCGATCCCTCGTACGTGATTTCCGACGGTCAGTTTTTTGTTGGTGTTCATATTCGCgacaaaaacaattacaaaaaTGCGTCTCCTTGTGATCCACTTGAGGGAAGCAGCGGCAACACAATGGGTAGCGATCGTCGTTATGGCTCGCCTTTGCCGAAGCCTGCCGAGTTTTACTACCCGGGAAGGGTCGAGACCAAGCTAGGTCTGTCTGACCGGTGGGGAACCTGTTTTACTTCCCACGATGGCGGCTTCAGCAGTGAAATGATTTTCCAACACAAGCTGAATGCTCAAAAAGGCCTATTTCTGGAAATATACGCTGATGCCAGCAACGAAAAAGTGGGCATCAAGTACATTGAAGTGAGCATTGTGCGGGAAAGCTGA